Below is a window of Rhodamnia argentea isolate NSW1041297 chromosome 11, ASM2092103v1, whole genome shotgun sequence DNA.
GGGTCACTGCCAAGGGGAGGACTTTGGAAGAAGCGCGTCAAAGAGCTTACCAAGCAGTCGAAACCATCAACTGGCCAGGAGGGTTCTGCCGACGTGACATTGGGTGGAGAGCACTTCCAAAGAAGCAATTCACAGAACAAAGTGGTTGAGCTTCGGATGCAATCTCACCGGGTATTCCGATATGACGAGTTTAGTTTTAGATGTATTTAAGGCAAACTGAGGAATTTCTTAATTTCTTAGCCTTGATCGAGAAGGTTTTGCGGAATCACTTTTCGATGTGTTTCATTCGCAGTAATTGTTGGTGGAGTAAAGTTTAATGCCGTGGATTGTATAGATACAATGAAATAAGAGCCTGTGTAGTTAGTGACTAATCTCAATGGTCGTCTTGTCTTGTCAGTAGTATGAGATAGATGAATTCGAGAGATAAATGGTTTATTATGCGCAAGTACATTAGCAATAAAGATGAAGATATGCAGCGCTACATGTATCGAGGTTAAAACCAGGTATGGATGGGCATAAAGCTCGTGCTTGTCCTTCTCCTTCACAGGCTAACACTACAGCTCTGCATCAGCCGATACTTAACAGCATTAAAACCAAGTGGAACTCCTCTGTTTTCACTCCCTGTGGGGATATACGCAGGGCAATCCACTGAAATGAAGCCTCCGAACGTGAAGAACCCTGGCCTCCACCTCACGTGTCCTTGCAGCTTCACCTTCATGATGACAAATCCGTCGCTCTGGTCCTGCTTCAATGCGAGGGCGTTGTATGGAGCGATGGGCACGGATACCCCGCACACGAAAGGTGACCACACGTCGACCCCTCCACGACCCTCATAGGTAGGAGGCAGGCGCGTCGCGGGCGTGATCTGCTGGTCATGGTAAGACATGTGGATGCGAAGGCCGTCGTAGAGGATGGAGTGGCGGTTGCCAAATGGGTTGCGAGAGGAGACGGTGACCTGGAAGGTGGAGCTCAGGAGGTAGGTTTGGTTGTCACTGGCGATGGAGACGTTGAATGCGGAAATGGTGATGTCTTGGAGGGTGATGCTGGGTTTGCGTGGACGGAGTACCGCCCATGCAGTaacggtggcggtggcggtcgTGAGGACAACAATGAGGATGGTGGAGGTGATGATGAGGAGTCGGCGGCGGCAGAGCAGGCGGCGCCACCAGGGTTGGTGGCATTTGCATTTTGAGCACATAAAGACTCGGTTAATGCAATAATGGTGGTGATGGTGTGAGTAGGGGGCACTATGCGAATCACCATGTAAACGAGTGGAACATATATAGCAATGGTCTCAACGACGGAGCATATTATATAATTATTGAGCACAAATCGCCATTAGGGAGCGTTGGGAGCAGGAAAAAAGATAACGCAAGTTTGGTAATTGAATGTATAAATCATGCGGGAT
It encodes the following:
- the LOC115747238 gene encoding NDR1/HIN1-like protein 1 yields the protein MCSKCKCHQPWWRRLLCRRRLLIITSTILIVVLTTATATVTAWAVLRPRKPSITLQDITISAFNVSIASDNQTYLLSSTFQVTVSSRNPFGNRHSILYDGLRIHMSYHDQQITPATRLPPTYEGRGGVDVWSPFVCGVSVPIAPYNALALKQDQSDGFVIMKVKLQGHVRWRPGFFTFGGFISVDCPAYIPTGSENRGVPLGFNAVKYRLMQSCSVSL